One Alligator mississippiensis isolate rAllMis1 chromosome 1, rAllMis1, whole genome shotgun sequence genomic window carries:
- the LOC106737682 gene encoding zinc finger protein 883 — translation MRDETHSLFLPSRSRWAMSDWAPHTCRQTPKPSMRLFTLVSRCCSQHCRDRGERWRAVSPMPFGIWSMSAQSGGAWLPCRGEQQPLANLEPPQTCPGSWAEMDALRPEDAQWHQSEGRPQKQKEPCPQHRKTLNCPRALHKMRQSGEKPHVCAECGKSFPCLSTLSAHRRVHCGAPTHRFSNCGKSLVCSSGLVKHQPVQGDKHQYRCVPCGKTFTDFLSLAQHRRIHLGRKMHRCTKCRKSFASQQDLSQHQCVQSGQQQHHCTECGKSFRQPSDLARHKCTHAGEKPHQCSVCGRSFTHSSSLARHQHIHIRDKPHQCLECGKRFIYPSHLAKHQCIHTGEKPHQCSVCGKRFTQYGSLAQHRRIHTGEKPHQCCVCEKRFRRSDSLARHQHIHTGEKPHECTECGKRFSHSGSLTHHHRTHMREKPHQCSVCGMRFRRSDSMAQHQLIHTEEKPHQCSVCGKRFKRSDAMTRHQRIHTEEKPHQCSVCGKRFRRSSSMAEHQRIHTGEKPHQCSECGKRFSHSDTLAKHRRIHTGEKLHQCSVCGKKFNKSSSMAKHQRIHTGEKPHQCSVCGKRFTQSATLANHHRIHTGEKPYHCSECGKRFISSSTLAKHQHVHAGEKPHQCLVCGKRFTQSGHLSQHHRVHTGEKPHKRSVCGKSFSHSSNVARHQLIHTQEHP, via the exons ATGAGGGATGAAACCCATTCTCTTTTTCTACCTAGTAGAAGCAGGTGGGCCATGTCAGACTGGGCTCCCCACACCTGCCgacaaaccccaaaacccagcATGAGGCTGTTCACCCTTGTATCCAGATGCTGCTCTCAGCACTGCAGAGATCGAGGCGAGCGCTGGAgagcagtctcaccaatgccctTCGGCATCTGGAGCATGTCCGCGCAGTCAG GAGGTGCCTGGTTGCCTTGCAGAGGTGAGCAGCAGCCTCTTGCAAACCTGGAGCCCCCACAGACTTGCCCAGGGAGTTGGGCTGAGATGGATGCCCTGAGACCAGAGGATGCCCAGTGGCACCAGAGTGAGGGGAGGCCCCAAAAGCAGAAggagccctgcccccagcacaggaAAACCTTAAACTGCCCTAGGGCTTTGCACAAGATGAGGCAGTCTGGGGAGAAGCCCCACGTGTGCGcagagtgcgggaagagcttcccctgcctctcGACCCTGAGCGCTCACCGCAGGGTGCATTGTGGAGCGCCCACCCACCGCTTCAGCAATTGTGGGAAGAGCCTTGTGTGTAGCTCGGGTCTGGTCAAGCACCAACCTGTGCAGGGGGACAAGCATCAGTACCGCTGTGTCCCGTGTGGTAAGACCTTCACCGATTTCctctccctggctcagcaccgACGCATCCATTTGGGCAGGAAGATGCACCGCTGCACCAAGTGCAGGAAGAGCTTTGCCAGCCAGCAggacctgtcccagcaccagtgtgtgcagaGCGGGCAGCAGCAACACCACTGCACcgagtgtggaaagagcttcaggcagccctccgACCTGGCCAGGCACAAGTGCACGCacgcaggggagaagccacatcagtgctcagtgtGTGGGAGAAGCTTTACCcattcctccagcctggccaggcaccagcacatccacatCAGGGACAAACCACATCAGTGTcttgagtgtgggaagaggtttATCTACCCTTCCCACTTGGCCAagcaccagtgcatccacacaggggagaagccacatcagtgctcggtgTGCGGGAAGAGATTTACCCAGTATGGGTCCCTGGCCCAGCAccggcgcatccacacaggggagaaaccacatcagtgctgtgtgtgtgagaaGAGATTCAGGAGATCCGACtccctggcccggcaccagcacatccacaccgGGGAAAAGCCACATGAGTGcactgagtgtgggaagaggttctCCCACTCTGGGTCCCTGACTCACCACCACCGTACCCACATGCGGGAGAAGCCCCACCAGTGCTCGGTGTGTGGGATGAGATTCAGGAGATCCGACTCcatggcccagcaccagctcatccacacagaggagaagccacatcagtgctcggtgtgtgggaagagattcaagAGATCTGACGCCATGacccggcaccagcgcatccacacagaggagaagccgcatcagtgctcggtgtgtgggaagagattcaggaGATCCAGCTCCATGGCcgagcaccagcgcatccacaccggggagaagccgcatcagtgctctgagtgtgggaagagattcagccactcGGACACGCTGGCCAAACACCgccgtatccacacaggggagaagctacatcagtgctcGGTGTGTGGCAAGAAATTCAACAAATCCAGCTCCATGGCCaaacaccagcgcatccacaccggggagaagccacatcagtgctctgtatgtgggaagagattcacccaATCTGCCACCCTGGCCAACCACCaccgtatccacacaggggagaagccatatcactgcTCTGAGTGCGGGAAGAGGTTCATCTCCTCCTCCACCTTGGCCAAACACCAGCATGTGCacgcaggggagaagccacatcagtgcttggtgtgtgggaagagattcacccaatctggccatcTTTCCCAGCACCACcgtgtccacacaggggagaaaccacataAAAGATCTGTGTGTGGAAAGAGTTTCAGTCACTCCTCCAACgtggcccggcaccagctcatccacacccAGGAGCATCCATAA
- the LOC132250787 gene encoding zinc finger protein 701-like isoform X3 yields MALEEGGQRDAPGAWDKPPRVPGEEPPPEQQSGGGTLSRAEQQAGEEGPVRPELQRTWPGSLGERGCLPPELGPGQKGQARESLELPAVFEAVAVYFTREEWELLDDEGKELYRDQMLRNYQALVSLDCFPPLSVSRAWRFCPFLPFPLHFLAYCLFYSVEISHKDAGFGSWEGLCKDIEVPPLT; encoded by the exons atggctctggaggagggaggacagcGGGACGCCCCAGGGGCTTGGGACAAGCCACCTCGTGTCCCCGGAGAGGAGCCCCCGCCCGAGCAGCAGTCAG GTGgcgggaccctgagcagagccgAGCAGCAGGCTGGTGAGGAAGGGCCCGTGCGCCCGGAGCTGCAGAGGACTTGGCCAGGGAgcctgggagagaggggctgcctgcccccggagctgggcccagggcagaaggggcaggcgaGGGAGAgcctggag CTCCCGGCGGTGTTCGAGgccgtggcagtgtatttcacgcgggaggagtgggagctgctggacgatGAAGGCAAGgagctttaccgggaccagatgctgaggaattaccaagccctcgtttccctgg ATTGTTTTCCTCCACTATCTGTTTCAAGAGCCTGGAGGTTTTGTCCattcctcccctttcctctccatTTTCTCGCCTACTGCCTGTTTTATTCAGTGGAAATTTCCCACAAGGACGCTGGGTTCGGATCCTGGGAAGGTCTCTGCAAG gatatcgaggtcccacCCCTGACTTAA
- the LOC132250787 gene encoding zinc finger protein 354A-like isoform X1: MALEEGGQRDAPGAWDKPPRVPGEEPPPEQQSGGGTLSRAEQQAGEEGPVRPELQRTWPGSLGERGCLPPELGPGQKGQARESLELPAVFEAVAVYFTREEWELLDDEGKELYRDQMLRNYQALVSLGYRGPTPDLICRLQQGQGELWGCAEQEPGEVSRQEELAAGTDLVSLGYQDLPFPSSVRNVRLDCRAQVSHTYTSPSPRQ, from the exons atggctctggaggagggaggacagcGGGACGCCCCAGGGGCTTGGGACAAGCCACCTCGTGTCCCCGGAGAGGAGCCCCCGCCCGAGCAGCAGTCAG GTGgcgggaccctgagcagagccgAGCAGCAGGCTGGTGAGGAAGGGCCCGTGCGCCCGGAGCTGCAGAGGACTTGGCCAGGGAgcctgggagagaggggctgcctgcccccggagctgggcccagggcagaaggggcaggcgaGGGAGAgcctggag CTCCCGGCGGTGTTCGAGgccgtggcagtgtatttcacgcgggaggagtgggagctgctggacgatGAAGGCAAGgagctttaccgggaccagatgctgaggaattaccaagccctcgtttccctgg gatatcgaggtcccacCCCTGACTTAATCTGCCGTctccagcaaggccagggggagctctggggctgtgctgagcagGAGCCAGGGGAAGTCTCACggcaggaggagctggctgcag GCACAGATCTGGTTTCCTTGGGGTACCAGGACCTTCCATTCCCATCCTCAGTCCGCAATGTAAGACTTGATTGCCGAGCCCAAGTTAGCCATACTTATACATCACCCTCTCCCAGGCAATGA
- the LOC132250787 gene encoding zinc finger protein 701-like isoform X2, which translates to MALEEGGQRDAPGAWDKPPRVPGEEPPPEQQSGGGTLSRAEQQAGEEGPVRPELQRTWPGSLGERGCLPPELGPGQKGQARESLELPAVFEAVAVYFTREEWELLDDEGKELYRDQMLRNYQALVSLDCFPPLSVSRAWRFCPFLPFPLHFLAYCLFYSVEISHKDAGFGSWEGLCKVTQCPIVGFSF; encoded by the exons atggctctggaggagggaggacagcGGGACGCCCCAGGGGCTTGGGACAAGCCACCTCGTGTCCCCGGAGAGGAGCCCCCGCCCGAGCAGCAGTCAG GTGgcgggaccctgagcagagccgAGCAGCAGGCTGGTGAGGAAGGGCCCGTGCGCCCGGAGCTGCAGAGGACTTGGCCAGGGAgcctgggagagaggggctgcctgcccccggagctgggcccagggcagaaggggcaggcgaGGGAGAgcctggag CTCCCGGCGGTGTTCGAGgccgtggcagtgtatttcacgcgggaggagtgggagctgctggacgatGAAGGCAAGgagctttaccgggaccagatgctgaggaattaccaagccctcgtttccctgg ATTGTTTTCCTCCACTATCTGTTTCAAGAGCCTGGAGGTTTTGTCCattcctcccctttcctctccatTTTCTCGCCTACTGCCTGTTTTATTCAGTGGAAATTTCCCACAAGGACGCTGGGTTCGGATCCTGGGAAGGTCTCTGCAAGGTAACTCAGTGCCCCATAGTGGGCTTCTCTTTCTGA
- the LOC132250787 gene encoding zinc finger protein 701-like isoform X4, producing MALEEGGQRDAPGAWDKPPRVPGEEPPPEQQSGGGTLSRAEQQAGEEGPVRPELQRTWPGSLGERGCLPPELGPGQKGQARESLELPAVFEAVAVYFTREEWELLDDEGKELYRDQMLRNYQALVSLGKALLLASPCGHDIEVPPLT from the exons atggctctggaggagggaggacagcGGGACGCCCCAGGGGCTTGGGACAAGCCACCTCGTGTCCCCGGAGAGGAGCCCCCGCCCGAGCAGCAGTCAG GTGgcgggaccctgagcagagccgAGCAGCAGGCTGGTGAGGAAGGGCCCGTGCGCCCGGAGCTGCAGAGGACTTGGCCAGGGAgcctgggagagaggggctgcctgcccccggagctgggcccagggcagaaggggcaggcgaGGGAGAgcctggag CTCCCGGCGGTGTTCGAGgccgtggcagtgtatttcacgcgggaggagtgggagctgctggacgatGAAGGCAAGgagctttaccgggaccagatgctgaggaattaccaagccctcgtttccctgggtaaggctctgctcctggcttctccctgcgGCCAT gatatcgaggtcccacCCCTGACTTAA